The Bombus terrestris chromosome 6, iyBomTerr1.2, whole genome shotgun sequence DNA window atgtatatatgtatatacatatacgaaaCTGTCCAAAAAGCGATCGTTTCATTTTAGGTTTTAACTTCTTTCGAATTGGCAAGGAAAAAGGAACAATATTAAAGAACTTGATAGCATAAAACGTATAACCAGGCtgattgtgtatatatatatatatatatatatatatataactaaaaatataagaaatatatatatataaaatatttaataagttttATAGTATATCATCTATACATATTAGTATTGAACGCCCATTTACCGTTTTCTATATTATCTTCTTTTGTCATATTCTGATACATGTGCGCCAAAGTTTATAGACGTTAGGTTAGATTTTccacttctttttcttttatttcctaaaaaatatttgtatatgtgCGTACTGTTTGTGAATCATTGTTTTGTCTCTAATTATAAGATCACTATTTACATAACAATATTTTGTTCATACAGATCCTGAAGCATAAAATCGATGGCATAAGAAGAATTTCCTCGCATCCGCTTTTACCATTATGTAAGTATTTACTATGTAAATATTTACTTTCGAGTAATTGCGAATGAAATGTGTTACTTGATATGTCAACGACGATACGTTGTACGAAACTCTAATCGATGAAATATTATGCCGGTGCTGTTGGACCTGTTCATCGACCGACATTTGTCGATATTCGAATAAACAGACTTGACTGGCTCTCAAGATGGTTCAGTATCCCTTTGGGAATGGGGGCATCAAACGGCCGTAGCGACTCCTCGACCACCGGGCACTTTTGCCAAAGTGACTCGCGTACGTTTCTCACAACACGGAAATAAGTTTGGCGTTGCGGATTCTGATGGACATCTAAGTTTGTTTCAAGTAGCCTGCAGAGAAGGAACTGCACGACCATTTTTTGTAAGactgatctctctctctctctctatctctatctctatctatctatctatctatctatctatctatctatctctatctctctatctatctatttaaaTATCTATCTTGCGCACAATCAAATGCGACCATATAACTATAGGAATAAATTTCAAGTAATTAAGAATAATTCGTTCTGGCAGAATTATCAGTGCCATAGCAAGGTGACGGCCGATTTTGTCTTCCTTGGTGCGTGCAGCTTAATAGCAACTGCTGGTCATGGTTCTGAAGGACGTAATGTTGCGCTTTGGGATACTTTACTTCCACAGAATAAATCTCTCATTCAAGGTGCGTCTCACCCTCGTTTTCTTTGCATGAGTATGTGAATCGCGTAATGATCACAGAAAAACTGTTTGTCTCTTTACGTTTCTATTAGGTTTCACGTGTCACGAACAAGGAGCTAGCTCGTTAATACTTGCGCCCCAACATCAGCTATTAATCAGCGGTGGGAAGAAAGGTGATATTAACATATTTGACGTTCGACAACGGCAACAACGGCATCGCTTTCAGGCTCACGAGTCGGCTATAAAATGCTTAGCCCTTGATCCGCATGAAGAATTTTTTGTGAGTGGAGCAGGAGATGGTGATATTAAGGTGATAATATTTGCACTATGCAAAGATAGAAATaccaatatatattataatttgtattaattgtTTTCGATCAGATATGGGGTTTAACCGTCCATTCTCTGCTTTACTCTTTTCCTGGAGAGCATCCACGGTCTAGTTTCTTTAAAAACATCGGACAAGTATGCCCATCAACACTGTTTACGTTAATTACTTACATTTtgacaaataaattataatatcgaCAATTTTCTTTCAGGGTGTAACACAATTACACGTCGATTCTGCCGGCCGTTTATTTTCATGTGGCGCAGATGGATCTATGAAAGTTCGTCAGCTACCGGAACGCGATTGCGTCGTACATACTTTATACTAAAGTAATCCGAAAACGTAGTGATGTTCTACTGgcaaaatattttaactataAGCCATAAATCGGTTACAAACTAGTGAACTAAACGTATGTAATTATCGAATATGTGGAAGCGTATCTTGTTAACTTCTTATTTCAATCCCTCTTGCAATTAGTCGTTTAAAGAAGGACTGAGCGCCTTAAAATAGTAAACTTTGGATAAAAATAAGAGGGAGAGAAAATAGAAACTATAATTATCAAACTATTATAAACATGGATATATTCGAAGCTTTAAAAGGATAAAGTAGTCGTTGAGAGCATTTTCGTTGATATTCCAATTTATTTACAACTAAAATCTCGCTATATCCTCTGTCGCTTGCTTATTGGAGGTAGAATGAAGTATTTTTGTTTGCAATACATTATTTCGTTACTCACCAATTCCAACAAACACGTTTGTGCATATCCAAATGATGTTTCATCTTGTTTTCTCCATCTTCCAGTCATTTGAATATCGTACTAATTATCGTTTCTGTATAGAACATGCTATATTTCTATACCATTATATAAAAAcgcataaaatattagaaaaatcaaCCAAAAGTGAACCTAATTAAATTGTTCATAATAAGTATCAAACGTTACATGTATTATGTTGTTTCTACATTCGCAACTTGGTATTGTGTGATTAATGTTCTGTGAGTTCTGTCATAACACACAATCGTTTCCGTATTTTCCTACTATGTGGCGAAATACATTTTTGAAAGTTTCTCTcgtgtaaaaaaaatatttaacaaaaatattaaattgcgTATTATTCTATAAGTATGTAAATTGACATAACGAAAATATATGCGAAATAGTACAGTTAATATTCATCGTATGATTTgtatatacgatataaagtatttaAGAAAGAAGAGAACTGAAAAGTCTAACGGGACtaagtaaagaaagaaagaaaaagaaaaagtgaaaGAAGAATGTTAGAAACCTATTTATAACTATCCTATGCGTATGTATTATAAGTTACGCGTTGTCGAAACGAAAGTATTtgtgaaatataatttcatcaaaAACATATGTATTTCCTTCTGATGTTCCTGGCTCTTTAACGTATTTATCGTAACGTATTTGATTTCActcataaatgtaaaaaatttcacATACGTGATTGTCTATCGAGAAATTTTTCGATACTTACGTATTggaatttaatattcattaagATTCGTTATTCGTATCTTTGATATTAACTATACGCATAGACATTCAATGCGAAAAAGTGTTCAAACATAAAATCACAAATTGGtaaataaagtaacaaataaatGTTTGAATCTCTTGGTTTACTTTTGACTATCGagacttttcatttttcaataattccGTCGTGATTGAATTTTTGGAAACTCACAATAATTTACCTACTAATAATTGTGAATTCGTTCAtctcgatatatatacatataagtataaTTATGCTCGTGAAATCTAAGGTCGACAACGTACCAAGAAACATGGATAAAGACATGCTTCGCATACGTGATATCTATTCAAAAGCCAACATAAAAATCTTTCAAGACCTAATCCAAATTCGCCATGAGGGCAAGTTCTGTATTTTCACTGAAAGAAGATTGATAGAAAATGATGTCATTACAAATAGAATCAATGATACCTGCCTAATCGGTATACCAATAATATGGTTTTGTGTCTATGTTCGCATAAGAATAGCCCTCCAACAGTTCATCATAGTCCCAAATACGCATCGAAGCTCCAAATATCTCACCAACATACGGTAAATGTACATCCACCGATTCTGTAAGACGTTTGTCATCAGCGCAACGTTGCATATAAAATGACTTGATTTCTGTAAGAAATCTACACAACATTGTCGGTTCATTTACTGCATCGGTCATTTTTCTCTCTGACATTTCTGGAATATCCTATGGAtgaaaaatattactatttcttttcctcctttttcttatgaatacaaataaaacaaataatacaaattttgtatCGAAACAATAATCATCACTCAAATGCTTGCATCAAAACAGGTCTCACAAGCAATACGCGAgacgtttaaaaaatatgaattactcACTGTGATTTATTTGATCAAACGGAAACTAACaaacatttattaattttctatagtTGTATTCTTAATATATAACTTATTATATCAATTATCTTACATTTTCACCAAAGATCATCataatatgtttattatctAACTGCACATCAGGAAGAACTTCTTCATTTAAAATAGTATCTGCACCACCAGGAGGTGTTCCTATTAATCTCCAATAATCAACATGTAATTCATGTCCATTCGGAGCCTAAAAAGGgcaagaaatatagaaattttagaaGCTCTTGTTGAAATTACATCTGGTATCGTACATTTTTTCCATCTGGTACAATCTTGAGCATTCCGAATACTGCAGTGGAAGCTTCTGTGGACAAGGTCAATGCATTGTACGTTTGACATAAAATATTGGTAAGTACACACTGTAGGAAGCCTGTTCCATCTCTTAATGTGATAAACATAACTGCTCTtcctagaaaaagaaaagaatgtaaaacaataatgttaaattaatagatacaaattagatatataatttaaaatttagctcacaaatatatattataccttGCCGTCTAAGCCTATGTACCGAAAAGTTTTACTCGTCTGTCCCGATGATTGATACTGTCTCGAatctttacataaattgtatgtGACAGAGTACTATCTTCTTGAATTACAATTGTTTTAGCTTCTTCCAagtttttcaatcttttttcttcATCCTCTAATAACTTCTTTTGCTTCTTTCTTCATTCTTATATTCTTTTCTTGCTCAAATTTTTTGTGCCTTTTTAAATCGCGATTTTGATATTGTCTCAAATTTTTTTCCATCCTAGTGAGAATCTTGATAAATTGGTGGGAACGGTTCCCTTCCTACAATAACGAATTGCTCTTAAAATCGTTTTAAAAGAATTAGACTCAGAACCGTCGCCTATCTCGTCATTGCCGTATTTCTCACAGATATAAACTGGAtccgaaagaaaaatgtaaaactcCATTATTTCTTTACAggagaatagtatatatatatatatatattcacatatactatatatatacacactgtgtgcgtgtgcgtgcgcgcgattttaattttattgtgcTTTATTCTACTCTTATTAAAGTGTTTTATTCTACCTAATAAAGATTCAGAAAACTCCATCGCTGGCATGATACTTTTTGATAATAACTTCTCCTTTGTGCTTTACCTGCTCTCAGCTAAGCTATCTTATTATATTCGTTTCCAATTTGTTGATCATGTTATAACTGCGTTTTAATTTATGGAAAGTAGAAGATTTATGacaattatatatttgaaatttccaataaatgttAGTTTGATTATGGTAGAACTAATAAGAATAAATGTGTTGTGTAAGTATTAAAGCTCTACAGTTTGATCTATCTGTACCTGATGCAATCTATATCAGTACCTAATGCaacgtatattttataataattagtaaaattCTTTAGGTTTACTCATTTATGGTTCTATCTATATTATCGTGTGTTTTTCTTAATTGTTGTTTAGACTGCTTGCTAGCGAATATATATAGTTGGATTGTGGTTGCATTGGACAATCATATCTGTTTCCTTATGTCATGGCAGGTTGCGTCGTTGTGCTGCGCGATGACTACAGTAGTGAATACATCACAACATGTATCTGCATACATCCCAACTCTCAACTTTTCAAGCGGAAGTGATATAGATGCAGATGGACGTCTCTTTGTAATCGAAGAAAGCGACAAGTTGAgcgaattatatatatatgtatatagttctAGGACTATTCAGAAAATGTACAGTTGTTATGCTTAAAAAATTACTCTCTTAAACGATGGCGGGATTGGAAAGTTACGAAAGAGTATATCGTGGAAAACCTGTGCCTAAATCTTGGGAAACTGGAAATAATTTTCCATATATTTACCATGGACAAGAGGTTATTCGTCCTTTAGATGTTCCTGTTGTGCATCCTTTAGTCGAAGATAATCCACCTTCCGAAGGAGGTCAGTTTTATTGAAATAAGTGTATTTATGTGTAAAATCTATTGAAATATAGCACAAATTCTGTTATTGTTTTGCGTGAATAAAGAAACTTTAATCTGAAACTTTGTATTTCAGATCTCACCGTAAAGAAATATATGGTAGCTAGTTGTGGATTAGCAACCTTAATTACAGAAACTTTATTAGTTCATCCCCTTATTGTTCTAAGACGGCAGTGTCAAGTAAATCCTGGATTGAGCAAATATCACATAATACCAATCACTTTGGTACCTGTGGTCATACGTCTCCATCAAACTCAAGGGATAAATACATTATGGAAAGGAATTGGATCGGTGCTGCTTGTAAAAGGGATGTTGTTAGCTATCGAAGATTTCATTTCTAAAATAACACCATGGCCAAAGTAAGGTGATccttatatatacaataaatgcTTATTTTTCAGTTTCGAATGAGAATAAATGAtagtttcttctttattttcacaaTGCTAAATACACGGtgttgatgatgatgatgatgatgatgacgacgatgatgatgatgataataataataacaataataataataataataataataaatgataatgaaatatttattaatttcagggAAATAACATGTAATAGTTCACTGAAAGCATTCGGACAACATATCCTTCTtaaatggtaataatatattagTATATGTCAAATGTTCTTTGGTATAAGTTCGTAACacgaaattaatagaaaatatgaTAGTATTTCTTTAGGTTTAGTAGCACCATTCTATTCTGCATCATTAGTAGAGACGGTACAATCTGAAATTGCATCTGAAAGCCCTGGCATATTGGATGTTTTTCGAGATGGTGCAATTCGTTTAGTTGAAGTGAGCAACAAAGGCAGACTAATTCCCATTTATTCTCTTCTACCGCCAACAATTGCTTATGGAGTATCTAAATACCTTTTCACTCTGGCTGTTCAAGGAGTTACTAGTCGTATTATGCATATTAGACAAAAGCAGTCTCAAGAGTTAAGAGTGAGTCTtatatattgataataatttaagaaaatattt harbors:
- the LOC100648119 gene encoding mitochondrial outer membrane protein SLC25A46, which encodes MAGLESYERVYRGKPVPKSWETGNNFPYIYHGQEVIRPLDVPVVHPLVEDNPPSEGDLTVKKYMVASCGLATLITETLLVHPLIVLRRQCQVNPGLSKYHIIPITLVPVVIRLHQTQGINTLWKGIGSVLLVKGMLLAIEDFISKITPWPKEITCNSSLKAFGQHILLKCISLGLVAPFYSASLVETVQSEIASESPGILDVFRDGAIRLVEVSNKGRLIPIYSLLPPTIAYGVSKYLFTLAVQGVTSRIMHIRQKQSQELRGAYSRDLLSETVAQDIELQSSLVSTFLAEALFYPWETVIHRLHLQGTRTIIDNLDTGRSVTPLLTGYSSASDCYSTIISTEGPLGLYKGFGALILEFTVNVITVRVIKWAFTELRTVLRPKPKSRELINTREPSPHWYYNDI